In Thermofilum pendens Hrk 5, the sequence CTAGCAACGCCGCCCGCACAGCCACCCGTGCAACCACCTACACAGACGCCAGCCCAGGGGCCGGCGCCGGCCGAGAAGCCTAGGAACGCCACCCTAACGCTCAAGGTCTACGGCCCCGGCTCCCTGCTCGTCAACGGCACGGGCTACGTGAACGCCACGCTGACGCTCAGGGCGCCCGCCGTCTTGGCTATCAATGCCTCGCCCCAGCCAGGCTGGAGGCTGAAGGCTTTACTCGTGAACGGGTCGCCCGTTTTACCAGGCGTAGCGAGGGTATCGGGCGATACGACGGTTGAGGCGGTTTTCGCGTGGAGTGGCCCCGTGGTCACGCTGAGGGTTTACGGCTCCGGCTACCTGCTCGTCAACGGCTCGAGCTACGGCAACGACACGCTGTTGCTCAGGGGCGGGGCACTGCTCTCGATCAACGCGTCCACGCCTAGAAGCTGGAGGCTGAAAGCATTGCTGGTCAACGGCTCCCCCACCTCGCCCGGCGATGTCAGAGTCTACGGCAACACGACCATCGAGGCCTTCTTCGAGCAGGTGAAGGTAAAGGTCAAGGTGGTGCCGGGCGAGCACCCCGTAACAATCAACGGTTCCTGGGTGAACTCGACCACTGTGCTGGAGGTCCCGGCCTACTCTGTCCTCGTGCTGGGCCCTGCGAGTGTGGAGCTCAACGAGACCTGTGAGGCTGTGCACTACTGGAACGCCAGTGTGGCTGGGCGCTGGACGCTCCTACACGGCGACGCCTCGCTCGAAGTCGCGAACGACACGGTACTGGTGGCGGGCTGGAGCCTCAAGTGCCACCCACCACGCTCGACGCTCGGAGGAGTACTCTACGCCGGCAGAGAAGTCAAGGCCAGGATGGTGCTCACAGTGAAGGAGGCCCAGTCGGGGTCCTGGAGGTACAAGGGCAACGGAGTCTGGGAAATAGAGGCACCCGGCTTCCTCATAGTACTCCTAGAAACCCCGAAGAACTGGAGCAAAGTAGTAGTGAAGGGCAAGCCGCTCGCGCGTAGCGGCATCATAGAGATCCTCGTGATAGTCGAGAACGGCCCCTCGATGTACCGCTCGAAGGGCGCCGGCCTAATATTCGAGGACATATCCTACTTCGAGTTCGTACTGCCGAGGTGCATAATGCAGGGAACGTGCGACGCAACGGTAAACGCCTACGGAAGCTTCGTGAACGAGGGCTACCGCGAGCACTGGGGCCCGAGGCTGGAGCCACCACCGGTAGAGCCCGGCTGGCTCGAAATACAGGTCTACCCCGGGACGCACGTAGAGATACAGGTATTCGTCGAGCCCTAAACCCCTTTTTTCTTTTTCTGCTCCCGCGCGCTAACGGATAAATAGCCCCTCTTTTTATTTCTGCGCGATGAAGTGGAAGCCGGTACTGCTAGCCGTCGTGGTAGCCCTGGTCGCCGTGGCGGCGGCGGTAGCCGCGAACCCAGACTGCACGGAGTGCAGTTGCCCCTACCCAGACCGAAACCTCTACGTCATCGCCGGCAAGAGGCGCACGCGCTTTTTCTCTCAGAAAGGACACGAAGTTAAAGCTTTATACGGAGTACGTTTGACGTGCTGTTCGGCATGCGCGCGTTAAAGGTGCTAGGCATAGAGTCTACGGCTCACACGTTTGGAGTCGGTATAGCTACTTCTTCTGGAGATATTCTGGTCAACGTTAATCACACGTATGTTCCGCGACATGGAGGCATAAAGCCGACGGAGGCCGCCGAGCACCATAGCAGGGTTGCTCCCAAAGTCCTCTCCGAGGCGCTCCAGAAAGCGGGTATCAGTGTTGAAGAGGTGGACGCAGTCGCGGTCGCGCTGGGCCCGGGTATGGGTCCCTGCCTAAGGGTCGGGGCTACGCTTGCAAGGTACCTGGCCTTAAAGTTTGGTAAGCCGCTAGTACCGGTTAACCACGCAATAGCCCACTTAGAGATTTCTAGGCTGACTACGGGGCTGGAGGACCCCGTGTTCGTCTACGTTGCCGGTGGAAACACGATGGTCACGACTTTCAACGAGGGTAGATACCGGGTATTCGGCGAGACTCTAGATATACCGCTCGGAAACTGCCTCGACACGTTTGCCAGAGAAGTGGGGCTGGGGTTTCCCGGGGTTCCGCGAGTAGAGGAGCTGGCGCTTAAAGGGCGGGAGTACATACCCTTACCGTACACGGTCAAGGGGCAGGACGTATCTTACTCGGGGTTGCTCACCCACGCTCTCTCCCTGTACAGATCCGGAAGAGCACGGTTAGAGGACGTCTGCTACAGCCTCGTCGAAACCGCCTATTCGATGCTGGTCGAAGTCGCGGAGAGAGCCTTAGCGCACACCGGTAAGAGCCAGCTCGTCCTCACGGGCGGCGTTGCCAGGAGCAGGATACTCCTGGAGAAGCTAAGGAGAATGGTCGAGGATAGAGGCGGAGTGCTCGGGGTTGTCCCGCCTGAGTACGCAGGAGACAACGGCGCCATGATAGCGTATACAGGCGCGCTGGCTTTTTCCCACGGTGTCAGAGTGCCGGTTGAGGAAAGCCGTATACAGCCCTACTGGAGGGTGGACGAGGTCGTCATTCCGTGGCGATCCAGGTGATGGGCAGTGATGCGGGCATTTCCACGCGACGCGGTAGAGCGCCTCGAGAGATGGCTCGGGTTCAGGGCGGAGGGGGTGCTAGGATTCGGTGCCGAAGCGGTAATAGTGAAAGGTGAGCTTGCAGGCGAAAAGGTCGTCGTTAAGTACCGAGTGCCGAAGAGCTACCGGGACCCCAGGCTCGACTCGGAGCTCCGCAGAGAGAGAACGGTGCTGGAGTCGCGGATACTGAGCAGGGCTGCTATGGCCGGCGTTAACGTCCCCGTACCTGTCCTCGTGTACCCCGAGGAGGGGATACTCGTCATGACGTACATCGGCGGAGAGCGCCTGAAGGACTCTATGAGGGGGATAGAGCCCGGAACCCTTAGGAACGTGTTCGTTGAGATAGGCAGGCAACTCGGAACTCTTCACTCGCTAGGGATAGTGTACGGCGACCTAACAACGAGCAACGTTATCCTCTCGCCGACCCGAACCCCCTGGCTGGTCGACTTCGGTTTGGGCTTTTTCTCCAACAGAGACGAGGACGCCGGCGTAGACTTGCATCTGTTCAAAAGAGCCTTGGAGAGCACGCATCCACTTCAAGCGGAGGACCTTTTCCAAGCATTTGTAGACGGCTACGCTCAGATCAGGGGGCGCGAAACCGCGGAGAAAATACTGGCGAAGATGCGCGAAATCAGGTTGAGGGGACGCTACGTGAAGGAACGCCGGGCCCGCCTCTCGCGTGCATTCTCCGGCTGAAGTTGCGCGCTAAGGCGGGCTCGGTATAAGCAGTACCTTGTTTTCGAGTACGAGTAGCCCGACTGTTTGTTCCTCCTGAAAAAGCTTCCTAGCGCTTGGAGGTATGTCCACCTCGTATACTTTGTAGTCGTTGCTCATTACGTGAACTTTGTCTCCAGCGGTGTAGACAACTACACCCATCTTCAACTCGTTAGCCCGTGCAATCACGGATATCCGCGAAAGTAAGCTTTTGTTGAGCATGTACACCTCTTTCTCGTAGCTACTTAGGTTTAAGAGCGTGACTCTCTTAGGGTCGACGTCTTTAACGAGGAAGTACTCGTTTCTGTAGAGCACAACGTCGCCCCTAGCTATGTGGGGCAACAACAGCCTTATCGTTGACTGATACTTCTCGTGGCCGCTACCGTCCACCCCCACTTTTTTACTAGTCTCGAGTACTTCGAAGTAAACTCTTTCTGAAAGCCTTCGTACAACCTCCCTCGCGGCCCTCGGGGAGGAGAAGTACAGGTCAAGTCCGCCGGCTTCTTCCTTTACGTCCCACGGTAAGGCCTCCGCGTTGCCGCTAGAGGAAAGCTCGTCTAGAACCTTGTACACGGCTTTCTTCTCGTCGTTGCTGAGCTCTCTCTCGCTCGCCCGAACCTGTACTATGGCGCTCTTCTTCTTCGAAACCTTGCCTAGACACCAGTCGCAGATAGAGTACTCGGTCTTAAGCGGTATCCTCAGAGTTTCTTCGTAGAAGAAGTCAATGCCGCTATCAGCCCTGCCGACCGCGTGAACCTCCGCGAACCCTTTATCGATGTAGAGACTAACCCTCGCGCTTCTAAGCTCTCCCCTCACCTTTACTAGCCTTGGCAGATCCTTTTCAACAGACATGGCAAGCTCCTCGCTGGAGCTTAGCCACTCGTCCTTGTAGTAAAGCCTCCCGCACTTCCTGCAAACCTTAACCCTGAGCGCGTCTCTCTTAGGCTCCATTATACGCCTACTCCTGCGGTAACACTCCGGGCATAAACCATCTATCAGCCTATCAGTAGGCTTACCGCAGACAGGACAGAGAATCTTCACAGAGACGCCCCCGCCCAAGACCCGCTACTCGGACATTATTCTGAAGACCTGCACGTATGGTACTCCGGCAACCCTGAGAGAGGCCTTTCTCACCGAGGGGTAAATCTCCTCGAGTAGGCTGAGACTGTCCTCGCCGAACGCAGTTATAGAGTCTGCCCCCGCGATCTCCTTTCTGAGCAGTTCGTCGTCGAGGAGTACGAGGGAGCCTCCAAAGAAGTCGCGCGTTATCTTTACTCTCACGTTGTTGTACTCGAGCTCGACGCCTAAAAGCTTCTCGTCGCATATAGCGAGCATGGTGTAACCTCCCTGTTTGTGTACTTTGTAGTAGACTCTGCGAGCTTGCCGCAAGGAGACCAGCCCTCTTTCCCTCTTCCCAGATCAAGTTATCACGGAAATACTTAAAGCTCGCGGTGCGTAGTAAGCTCGGATGCTGAGGGTTGGTAGTAGCGAGGAAAGATGAGCGGAGACACCAAGGCTGAGCACCATAATCGCGCAACAAGCCTTCAGCCTCGTACGATGCTGCCCAGCTCTCCCTTGACAACCACGCCCTTACCGCGCACTATGTCGAAAACGAATATCTGTGGAGGTACAGGTCTCCACCTCATCTTCCTTACGTAGAGCGTTCTGTAGAACGTGTTTCTTACGCGCTCTATTCCCAGGACGAAGACTCCCGCAGCTAGGAATTCCTCGACTCCGAACCTGCTGAGCGCCGTGCTCCCGGTGGGTATCTCGGAGACTATGAGCGTAGTTGCGCCTATACGTTTCTCCAGGTTTATTATCAGGCTCTTTATGTACTCCCTCGTCCACGCTAAGTCGCCCTCGTTGACTATCAAGGGTGCGACGGGGTCTATGACGAGCCTTTGAGCTCTGATTGCGCGGGCTTCCTGAAGAATCCCATCCACGATCGATCTCACCACAGTGTCTACGGGCTTGTTCTTCATTCTCTCAACGAAGTCAGGCATCAGTGTCAGTATTCGCAACTGGCCTGAGCGAATGTAGCTCTCAAAGTCCCAGCCGAAGTCGTAGACGCCGTTCATGAAATCGCTGTACTCTTCGTCTACCAGCACGTAGATGCCGGGCTCGTTAGAGCGGAGCCCCTCCATCAGGAAGGTGAGGCTGAACATCGTTTTCCCCGTCCCCGTCTCGCCCGTTACGAGGTACGTGCGACCCCGCAGCAACCCGCCTATACGCTCGTCGAGACCCTCAACCCCCAGCTTCGCTAACTGGTAGCCCCACTTCTTGGACTCGGCTTCGTGCACGACAACGTTGGTCTCGGCGCTCTGCGCCTCGTCAGGCACAGGTATCTCGTCCGGAAGGCGGGCCGTGCGTCCCTCCTCCTTAGACGTTTTCCGCGTAAACATAGCTCCCCATTGCCCGTTAATCATCTCACGTTATTTAAGCTAGCGCGCGTGAGTGTTTTTGTGCCAGAGGATGTAGAGGTTGTCCGGGCGCGAATGATTGCCGAGGACAATGTGGTCAAGAAGAAAGCCGGGCGGGGTACCATTAGGGTTGCACTGCTCTACCCCTCTCTACCGACCGTTGCGCTGGACTCCCTCTCGTACCAGATGCTGTACTACTGGTTGAACTCTTTGGATGATGTCTACGCGGAGCAGTTCATGCTCGACTTCGATGGGACTCCTTTAACGCGTAGCATCGAGACTGGCACCCCGCTACGAGACTTCGACTACGTGGTTATCTCGGTGCATTACGAGCTCGACTTCGTTAACATACTTAGAGTTCTCCTTGAAGCCGGGGTAGAGGTTTACAGCGAGAGGCGCGAGAAACCGGTTGTGATAGCCGGAGGACCACCGGTTATAGCGAACCCCGTGCCGCTTTCGCCTTTCGTGGACGTTCTCGCAGTGGGCGAGATCGAGCCTTTAATGCCCGTACTGGTAGATGGCATGGCTGGGTACAGGGGGGACAAGAGAGCGTTCCTAGAGAACTTGGGCGCCGAGAAGGGGTTCTACGTCCCTCTGCTCCACGGCGGGGAGGAGGTTGTCTTCAATTACGCAAGGGAGTTGTCCAAGGAGTTTTCGCCGAGCGTCCAGCTACAGC encodes:
- the kae1 gene encoding KEOPS complex N(6)-L-threonylcarbamoyladenine synthase Kae1, coding for MRALKVLGIESTAHTFGVGIATSSGDILVNVNHTYVPRHGGIKPTEAAEHHSRVAPKVLSEALQKAGISVEEVDAVAVALGPGMGPCLRVGATLARYLALKFGKPLVPVNHAIAHLEISRLTTGLEDPVFVYVAGGNTMVTTFNEGRYRVFGETLDIPLGNCLDTFAREVGLGFPGVPRVEELALKGREYIPLPYTVKGQDVSYSGLLTHALSLYRSGRARLEDVCYSLVETAYSMLVEVAERALAHTGKSQLVLTGGVARSRILLEKLRRMVEDRGGVLGVVPPEYAGDNGAMIAYTGALAFSHGVRVPVEESRIQPYWRVDEVVIPWRSR
- a CDS encoding ATPase domain-containing protein, with the protein product MFTRKTSKEEGRTARLPDEIPVPDEAQSAETNVVVHEAESKKWGYQLAKLGVEGLDERIGGLLRGRTYLVTGETGTGKTMFSLTFLMEGLRSNEPGIYVLVDEEYSDFMNGVYDFGWDFESYIRSGQLRILTLMPDFVERMKNKPVDTVVRSIVDGILQEARAIRAQRLVIDPVAPLIVNEGDLAWTREYIKSLIINLEKRIGATTLIVSEIPTGSTALSRFGVEEFLAAGVFVLGIERVRNTFYRTLYVRKMRWRPVPPQIFVFDIVRGKGVVVKGELGSIVRG
- a CDS encoding DUF424 family protein yields the protein MRQARRVYYKVHKQGGYTMLAICDEKLLGVELEYNNVRVKITRDFFGGSLVLLDDELLRKEIAGADSITAFGEDSLSLLEEIYPSVRKASLRVAGVPYVQVFRIMSE
- a CDS encoding Kae1-associated kinase Bud32; the protein is MRAFPRDAVERLERWLGFRAEGVLGFGAEAVIVKGELAGEKVVVKYRVPKSYRDPRLDSELRRERTVLESRILSRAAMAGVNVPVPVLVYPEEGILVMTYIGGERLKDSMRGIEPGTLRNVFVEIGRQLGTLHSLGIVYGDLTTSNVILSPTRTPWLVDFGLGFFSNRDEDAGVDLHLFKRALESTHPLQAEDLFQAFVDGYAQIRGRETAEKILAKMREIRLRGRYVKERRARLSRAFSG
- a CDS encoding 60S ribosomal export protein NMD3 encodes the protein MGGGVSVKILCPVCGKPTDRLIDGLCPECYRRSRRIMEPKRDALRVKVCRKCGRLYYKDEWLSSSEELAMSVEKDLPRLVKVRGELRSARVSLYIDKGFAEVHAVGRADSGIDFFYEETLRIPLKTEYSICDWCLGKVSKKKSAIVQVRASERELSNDEKKAVYKVLDELSSSGNAEALPWDVKEEAGGLDLYFSSPRAAREVVRRLSERVYFEVLETSKKVGVDGSGHEKYQSTIRLLLPHIARGDVVLYRNEYFLVKDVDPKRVTLLNLSSYEKEVYMLNKSLLSRISVIARANELKMGVVVYTAGDKVHVMSNDYKVYEVDIPPSARKLFQEEQTVGLLVLENKVLLIPSPP